Proteins from a single region of bacterium:
- a CDS encoding transposase, with translation MNTLQLQFLMLTFAGWVNRSQQDVIEYLLEENRALREQLGGKRPLFTDRQRRRLAAKAKAIGRRGLFEISTLVTPDTLLRWYRRLISRKYDGSKSRAVGRPRTAAEIEELILQMARQNSTWGYTRIRGALYNLGHDIGRNTIKRILLGNGLDPAPLRGRTMSWETFLKAHWGAIAATDFFSVEVLTRVGLVRYFVLFVIDLKTRRVEIAGIVRQPDGEWMKQMARNLTDCDSGFLNGARYLIHDRDPLFTNRFRDILKPSGVKAVKLPARSPNLNAYAERFVQSVKSECLAKIIPLGECHLRKAVEEYTEHYHLERNHQGLDNELIEKTSVEPDFDGVVEYRERLGGILKHYYRRAA, from the coding sequence ATGAACACTCTGCAGCTCCAGTTTCTGATGTTGACCTTTGCCGGATGGGTGAATCGCAGTCAGCAGGACGTCATCGAGTACTTGCTCGAAGAGAACCGGGCGCTCAGAGAGCAGCTGGGAGGAAAGCGGCCGCTGTTCACAGATCGTCAGCGCCGGCGTCTCGCAGCGAAGGCCAAGGCGATCGGCCGAAGAGGGCTCTTCGAGATCAGCACCTTGGTGACGCCGGACACCTTGCTTCGGTGGTATAGGAGGTTGATCTCGAGGAAGTACGATGGCAGCAAGAGCCGCGCTGTCGGCCGCCCCAGGACAGCTGCCGAGATCGAGGAGCTGATCCTGCAGATGGCTCGTCAGAATTCGACGTGGGGTTACACGCGAATCCGAGGAGCACTCTACAACTTGGGGCACGATATTGGCCGGAATACGATCAAGCGAATTCTCCTTGGAAATGGGTTGGATCCCGCTCCGCTTCGAGGAAGAACGATGTCTTGGGAGACGTTCCTGAAGGCTCACTGGGGAGCGATTGCGGCAACCGATTTCTTCAGCGTCGAGGTGCTGACACGGGTTGGCTTGGTTCGCTACTTCGTGCTCTTCGTGATCGACCTCAAGACTCGTAGGGTCGAGATTGCCGGAATCGTCCGGCAGCCCGATGGAGAATGGATGAAACAGATGGCGCGCAATCTCACCGATTGTGATTCGGGGTTCTTGAATGGGGCTCGCTATCTCATCCACGACCGCGATCCGCTCTTCACAAATCGGTTCCGGGATATCCTCAAGCCATCCGGTGTGAAGGCAGTGAAGCTCCCGGCGCGGAGCCCCAATCTGAACGCCTACGCGGAGCGGTTTGTGCAGTCCGTCAAATCAGAGTGTCTGGCCAAGATTATCCCACTGGGCGAGTGCCACCTTCGCAAGGCCGTTGAGGAATACACGGAGCACTACCACTTGGAGCGAAATCACCAGGGGCTCGATAATGAGCTGATCGAGAAAACGAGCGTCGAGCCCGATTTTGACGGCGTCGTTGAGTACCGGGAAAGGCTTGGTGGAATCCTCAAACACTACTACCGGAGGGCCGCATAG
- a CDS encoding cytochrome c oxidase subunit II, whose amino-acid sequence MTDSASVFALMKVVYLAYTLIAISFIGYFAARVTTAGATNPNSKKAFYVWVATLVFLGVGIHVFTFNKIPWVKWDLARDKQPIDQEFEIQMAEHEFLFPSKRIEIETGNMVRFNVTSSDLTYGFGVFREDGSMMFQMQVVPGHDNDLVWLFDKPGKYTIRSTEYSGPKGEGMIAEDVVIVSGSASDSLASALF is encoded by the coding sequence ATGACGGATTCGGCAAGTGTCTTTGCTTTGATGAAGGTCGTCTACCTTGCCTACACACTGATCGCGATTTCATTCATTGGGTATTTCGCCGCGCGTGTCACCACCGCCGGTGCGACCAACCCCAACTCCAAGAAGGCGTTCTACGTCTGGGTCGCCACGCTCGTTTTCCTTGGCGTGGGGATCCATGTCTTCACCTTCAACAAGATTCCGTGGGTGAAGTGGGATCTGGCACGTGACAAGCAGCCGATCGACCAGGAATTCGAGATTCAGATGGCAGAACACGAGTTCCTCTTCCCCTCCAAGAGGATCGAAATCGAGACGGGGAACATGGTGCGCTTCAACGTGACCTCGTCGGACCTCACTTACGGCTTTGGCGTGTTTCGCGAAGACGGTTCCATGATGTTCCAGATGCAGGTGGTCCCTGGGCACGACAACGATCTCGTGTGGCTCTTTGACAAACCTGGGAAGTATACGATTCGCTCTACCGAGTATTCTGGGCCGAAGGGAGAGGGCATGATCGCAGAGGATGTCGTGATTGTCTCAGGTTCTGCATCCGATTCTCTGGCCTCCGCCCTCTTCTAG